AGGTCTCGATGGTGAGTGGCCGCATTTCGGGGGCTGAGGCGCTTCTACGGTGGCGCAGGCCGGACGGTTCGATGATCTATCCGAACGAGTTCATACCTGTCGCGGAATCCACGGGATTCATAACCGAGGTCACGATCCGAATGCTGGAGCGGCTGGTAGTGGATATCGCGCGCATCCGTCCTGTTGAAACCGGACTGGTTGTGTCATTCAATGCCTCCGCCCGGGACTTCGAAGATCACCGATTCGTGACCGCTCTGTTTCGCCTATTTGACCGTGGCCAGCTCGCTGCCGAGGAAATCGAAGTTGAAGTGACCGAATCCGCCGCACTCGGGGGGAAAGCTGGACTGGTGGAA
The window above is part of the Actinomycetota bacterium genome. Proteins encoded here:
- a CDS encoding EAL domain-containing protein, translated to MPPAKAVLSAPRDAAKGVTLREIRQALQRGEFIYYYQPKVSMVSGRISGAEALLRWRRPDGSMIYPNEFIPVAESTGFITEVTIRMLERLVVDIARIRPVETGLVVSFNASARDFEDHRFVTALFRLFDRGQLAAEEIEVEVTESAALGGKAGLVEQLLQLRNRRVALAMDDFGAGYASIDALSRLPFTRRYRQMLWNAWRESRGVLPRVAFDQFSIHELRTGAHER